In Sphingobacterium sp. PCS056, the following proteins share a genomic window:
- a CDS encoding nuclear transport factor 2 family protein, whose protein sequence is MKKQKGEQFNCKTSTTIVQESGDYMIAKVTMQFEGFTKTDLVTLVNDGGNWKVSQSINSYQ, encoded by the coding sequence TTGAAAAAGCAAAAAGGAGAGCAGTTCAACTGTAAAACCAGTACTACCATTGTACAGGAGTCTGGTGACTATATGATCGCCAAAGTAACGATGCAGTTTGAAGGTTTTACCAAAACCGATCTCGTGACTTTAGTCAATGACGGCGGTAACTGGAAAGTATCCCAATCAATCAATTCTTATCAGTAA
- a CDS encoding nuclear transport factor 2 family protein: MKTLAKTFAAAAMIAVSTFTMAAGKPEVANPKKTVVNLSTADLAIDHCVAVMTEGQSAGVEQLFTADFSQKVQASEVKTNSRSEVISFLKKQKGEQLNCKASTTILQESADYMIAKITMQFEGFIKTDLVTLVNDGGNWKISQSINSYK, from the coding sequence ATGAAAACTTTAGCAAAAACATTCGCAGCAGCAGCCATGATCGCAGTATCTACTTTCACTATGGCAGCAGGCAAACCAGAGGTAGCAAACCCAAAAAAAACAGTAGTCAACTTATCCACAGCAGATTTGGCCATTGATCATTGTGTTGCGGTTATGACAGAAGGACAATCGGCAGGAGTGGAGCAGTTGTTTACAGCAGATTTTAGTCAAAAAGTACAAGCCTCTGAGGTGAAGACAAATAGCCGTTCAGAAGTTATCAGCTTTTTGAAAAAGCAAAAAGGTGAGCAGTTGAATTGTAAAGCGAGTACTACAATTTTACAGGAATCAGCAGACTATATGATCGCTAAAATAACGATGCAGTTTGAAGGTTTTATTAAAACCGATCTCGTGACTTTAGTCAATGACGGTGGTAACTGGAAAATATCACAATCGATCAACTCGTATAAGTAA
- a CDS encoding DUF1963 domain-containing protein has product MHTIIYPEDLINKRFDKAWFNWDCC; this is encoded by the coding sequence ATGCATACAATAATTTACCCTGAAGATTTGATAAATAAGCGATTTGACAAAGCTTGGTTCAACTGGGATTGTTGCTAA
- a CDS encoding SMI1/KNR4 family protein: MTDEIEQFFKAYWQEGMKAGYTEYVPKEMMVSAPNSEGSYEWKLIPGVLTNEDYKNVETQFKITFPENFIAWHKRYFFEDCDCSIIRLPSSSPSRPLQEIIDNLDWYIAEQLIPLGLIPFANEGNDAGPLVFDTRNASGKEDFPIRVYDHEYGGDLDGLSEIIFSSFRKMLTCLTHFLTEIEKRKRFEVFADFYEIDPEGAGATGKEYWESWIAMEKGNFEEFGY, encoded by the coding sequence ATGACAGACGAAATCGAACAGTTTTTTAAGGCATATTGGCAAGAGGGAATGAAGGCCGGTTACACCGAATATGTTCCAAAAGAAATGATGGTCTCGGCACCTAATAGTGAAGGAAGCTATGAGTGGAAACTAATTCCTGGAGTATTGACTAATGAAGATTATAAAAACGTAGAAACACAATTTAAAATCACTTTTCCAGAAAACTTCATAGCATGGCACAAACGTTATTTCTTCGAAGACTGCGATTGTTCAATCATCAGATTACCCTCCTCAAGTCCCAGTAGACCTTTACAGGAAATAATAGACAATCTTGACTGGTATATAGCAGAACAGCTGATTCCTCTTGGTCTTATTCCCTTTGCAAACGAAGGTAATGATGCTGGACCATTAGTCTTTGACACAAGAAACGCTAGCGGAAAGGAAGATTTTCCGATAAGAGTTTATGACCATGAATATGGTGGCGATCTAGATGGATTGAGTGAAATTATTTTTTCATCGTTTAGAAAAATGCTGACATGCTTAACACATTTCCTGACCGAAATTGAAAAAAGAAAACGTTTTGAAGTGTTTGCCGACTTCTATGAAATTGACCCTGAGGGTGCTGGTGCAACAGGTAAAGAGTACTGGGAAAGCTGGATCGCAATGGAAAAAGGAAACTTTGAAGAATTTGGATACTAG
- a CDS encoding nuclear transport factor 2 family protein — translation MNTLAKTFAAAALIAVSTFTMAAGNPEVANPKKAVVNLSTADLAIDHYVAVMTEGQSAGVEQLFTTDFSQKVHASEDKTNSRSEVISFLKKQKGEQLNCKTSTTIVQETGDYVIAKVTMQFEGFTKTDLVTLVNDGETWKVSQSINSYK, via the coding sequence ATGAATACTTTAGCAAAAACATTCGCAGCAGCAGCCTTGATCGCAGTATCTACATTCACTATGGCAGCGGGCAATCCAGAAGTAGCAAACCCTAAAAAAGCAGTGGTCAATTTATCTACAGCAGATCTAGCCATTGATCATTACGTTGCGGTTATGACAGAAGGTCAATCGGCAGGAGTAGAGCAATTGTTTACAACAGACTTCAGTCAAAAAGTTCATGCATCAGAAGATAAAACCAATAGCCGTTCGGAAGTTATTTCCTTCTTGAAAAAGCAAAAAGGAGAGCAATTAAACTGTAAAACAAGTACCACCATCGTACAGGAGACGGGAGATTACGTGATCGCCAAAGTAACGATGCAGTTTGAAGGTTTTACCAAAACCGATCTCGTGACTTTAGTCAATGACGGCGAAACGTGGAAAGTATCACAATCGATCAACTCATACAAGTAA
- a CDS encoding luciferase family protein, with translation MFSFVVKYLGFLKSIPLIAILYDSLIRLWFFATKPQLLDWLDDIEETISKYPNTSITVHKYGGTQFNYLDKEFGHLHSNGLLDIRLNKTIKQQLLKDGKIQNHHVFKNSGWISFYITNEQDCKYAMGLLLLAYEKKASIFKST, from the coding sequence ATGTTTTCATTTGTCGTGAAATACCTGGGCTTCTTAAAGTCTATCCCTCTAATAGCAATTTTATATGACAGCCTCATTAGACTTTGGTTCTTTGCTACAAAACCACAACTGTTGGACTGGCTTGATGATATCGAAGAAACGATTTCAAAATATCCGAACACCAGTATTACTGTTCATAAATATGGTGGAACTCAATTTAATTACTTGGATAAAGAGTTTGGGCATTTGCATAGTAATGGATTATTAGACATCCGCTTAAATAAAACTATTAAACAACAGCTGCTCAAGGATGGTAAAATACAAAATCATCATGTTTTTAAAAATTCAGGCTGGATCAGTTTTTACATTACAAATGAACAGGACTGTAAGTACGCAATGGGATTGCTATTATTGGCTTATGAAAAAAAAGCCTCAATATTTAAATCTACATAA
- a CDS encoding Rpn family recombination-promoting nuclease/putative transposase, producing the protein MKKTKSNLGKYVGFSGDWSFKFYFGREENKPILIGFLNGLFEGEKVIQDLHYRPVEQDGDLENERKVIFDLYCTGIDGEHFIIEMQQLYQDFFKDRTVFYTSRLINKLIPKGYKGNTYELPEVYFIGILEFELGETEPGKYFYDVALCDKQSNRIFYEKLGYKLLVLPNFIKDEADIKTDMDIWLYLLKNMSKLDKIPDFLDKRVFGLIFDIGEVAKLTPEDKMAYEASLKHKRDAENTYSTAQRIGHDRGLKEGLKEGLKEGIAQGEHKKAIETALNLKEMGLSIDQIAKATGLTIDEIEKLK; encoded by the coding sequence ATGAAAAAAACAAAAAGTAACTTAGGTAAGTATGTTGGTTTTAGTGGAGACTGGAGTTTTAAATTTTATTTTGGCAGGGAAGAAAATAAGCCGATTTTAATTGGGTTCTTAAATGGGCTCTTTGAGGGAGAGAAAGTTATTCAAGATCTTCATTATCGGCCTGTGGAGCAGGATGGCGATCTTGAAAATGAACGGAAGGTTATTTTCGATCTGTATTGTACCGGCATTGATGGTGAGCATTTCATTATTGAGATGCAGCAGCTTTATCAAGATTTTTTTAAGGACCGAACCGTTTTTTATACATCCAGGCTTATCAATAAACTTATTCCCAAGGGCTATAAGGGAAATACATATGAACTTCCCGAAGTATATTTTATCGGTATTTTAGAGTTTGAATTAGGAGAAACAGAACCCGGAAAGTATTTTTACGATGTTGCCCTTTGCGATAAGCAGAGTAATCGTATTTTTTATGAAAAGCTTGGTTATAAGCTGTTAGTATTACCAAATTTTATTAAGGATGAGGCTGATATCAAGACAGATATGGATATATGGCTATATCTATTGAAAAACATGAGTAAACTTGATAAAATACCGGATTTTTTGGATAAGCGGGTATTTGGTCTTATCTTTGACATAGGCGAAGTAGCAAAATTAACACCGGAGGATAAGATGGCATACGAAGCAAGTTTAAAACATAAGCGTGATGCAGAGAATACCTATTCTACTGCTCAACGTATTGGACATGATCGAGGTTTAAAAGAAGGTTTAAAAGAGGGGTTAAAAGAAGGCATTGCCCAAGGCGAGCACAAAAAAGCCATTGAGACAGCTTTGAATCTTAAAGAGATGGGTTTGTCTATTGATCAGATTGCCAAAGCTACAGGCCTGACCATTGACGAAATCGAAAAGCTGAAATAA
- a CDS encoding GNAT family N-acetyltransferase, with protein sequence MDIFIETERLILRELEFTDQSDLFEMDSDPEVHLYIENSPVKSIDEISKVIEMLKKQYAENGIARWAVVDKETNECIGWAGLKYFRENLNNHVNFYELGYRFKRKHWGKGFATEASAAILDYGFKSMKVDKIYAITDPKNVNSKKVLTKLGFDLQETFDYEGDPTDWFELTRTSWVNKS encoded by the coding sequence ATGGATATATTTATAGAAACGGAACGACTAATTTTAAGAGAGCTAGAATTTACAGACCAAAGTGATTTGTTTGAAATGGATTCTGACCCAGAAGTTCATTTATATATTGAAAACAGTCCTGTTAAATCTATTGACGAAATTTCGAAAGTGATTGAAATGCTAAAAAAGCAATATGCGGAAAATGGAATTGCTCGTTGGGCCGTTGTTGACAAAGAAACTAACGAATGCATTGGTTGGGCAGGACTGAAATATTTCAGAGAAAATTTGAATAATCACGTTAATTTCTACGAGCTTGGTTATAGATTTAAAAGAAAACATTGGGGCAAAGGTTTTGCTACCGAAGCATCTGCCGCAATACTGGACTATGGATTCAAAAGCATGAAGGTTGACAAAATTTATGCAATAACCGATCCTAAAAACGTAAATTCAAAAAAGGTTTTAACTAAATTAGGCTTTGACTTGCAAGAAACTTTTGACTATGAAGGCGACCCCACAGATTGGTTTGAATTGACAAGAACAAGTTGGGTGAATAAAAGTTAA
- a CDS encoding suppressor of fused domain protein, whose amino-acid sequence MINVYIDKLKRHYEQYFGISGIVHKIGKGPINKLDPEFFILEFPPNQIHNMYTYCTVGMSLNRWNENLIELFIYAAEKNSLLVDLLCYCASYHRNDAPLNLHHTVNLGQPWLGESLCDHGFISFPYLEKPEFEQIDIDHKTIKCFWYIPITKAERDFKIEFGYDALETIFEEKELNYLSPKRASLI is encoded by the coding sequence ATGATCAATGTTTATATAGATAAGTTGAAGAGGCATTATGAACAATACTTTGGTATTTCAGGAATTGTGCACAAAATTGGTAAGGGACCAATAAATAAACTCGATCCTGAATTTTTCATATTAGAGTTTCCTCCCAATCAGATTCATAATATGTACACCTATTGTACAGTAGGAATGTCATTAAACAGGTGGAATGAAAACTTAATTGAGTTATTCATTTATGCCGCTGAAAAGAATTCATTACTTGTAGACCTTCTCTGCTACTGTGCAAGCTACCATCGAAACGATGCGCCATTGAACTTACATCACACAGTTAATTTAGGACAACCTTGGTTGGGGGAATCGTTATGCGACCATGGCTTTATATCTTTTCCTTATCTGGAAAAACCTGAATTTGAGCAAATAGATATAGATCATAAAACTATCAAATGCTTTTGGTATATTCCTATAACAAAAGCTGAACGGGATTTTAAAATTGAATTTGGATATGATGCTCTAGAGACAATTTTTGAAGAAAAAGAATTAAATTATCTAAGTCCTAAAAGAGCCAGTTTAATTTAA
- a CDS encoding DUF3859 domain-containing protein — translation MKIKKINLINFGSIITDHEDRESNEKSVSGYFLYTNAVNFIDQTDVLKGTIGLKFGIEYFIQGYTPEKFKDVNFRCIITHPPLTNPETGFSSSRTIETKNNYLNENNFDYFHFEYHWEISQGIWTFQIIENDVIKLEKRFEII, via the coding sequence ATGAAAATAAAGAAAATTAATTTAATAAATTTCGGTAGTATCATTACCGATCACGAAGATAGAGAGAGCAATGAAAAGAGTGTCTCTGGATATTTTCTTTATACTAATGCCGTTAATTTCATTGATCAGACTGATGTTTTAAAAGGAACGATAGGTTTAAAATTTGGAATAGAGTACTTTATTCAAGGTTATACCCCAGAAAAATTTAAGGATGTGAATTTTAGATGTATAATTACTCACCCACCCCTTACAAACCCAGAAACTGGATTTTCTTCATCAAGGACAATCGAAACCAAAAACAATTATTTAAATGAAAATAATTTTGACTACTTCCATTTTGAATATCATTGGGAAATTTCACAGGGGATATGGACTTTTCAAATAATAGAAAACGATGTTATCAAACTTGAAAAGAGATTTGAGATAATATAA
- a CDS encoding putative Ig domain-containing protein, with protein MNKIILPLILILLLHSCISSTKTTNYLGQTYPDSIPVIFAPGVVSMEGRLEHGISFTPDRRELAFGVLNKDDFSGEIFYSRRINEKWTEPMVFEPLKNKCVYLPYFSPNGKSLLYTQSQADIDNMQTDVWMVEKINDEWGTPKIIRAPISSTSREANACMTYGGTIYFSSNRNCYGKDNCHTADLFCTKPIGNEYQSVNVISEFISPNDEESVFISPKEDYIIFCRYTDNDTGVDLYISYRDSNKKWIEPQIINSTINSKDWDRRPFVSIDNKFLFFTRLQIGETGLTESDIYWVNTSKLFKPFVYHSLPDTTTIQVGEKFEISIPKDYFKDIDDKQLIYSINQNKFDWLIFDSEQMKLSGKPTVPGDFELIFTAIDRSSNRTHDKIIITVKK; from the coding sequence ATGAATAAAATAATCCTTCCACTTATTCTCATTCTCTTACTGCATAGTTGCATATCGTCTACCAAAACGACTAATTATCTTGGCCAAACATATCCAGATTCTATTCCTGTGATTTTTGCACCAGGTGTAGTTTCAATGGAAGGTAGATTAGAGCATGGTATTTCATTTACACCTGACAGACGGGAATTAGCATTTGGAGTATTAAACAAGGACGATTTTAGTGGCGAAATATTTTATTCCAGGAGGATTAACGAAAAATGGACTGAGCCGATGGTTTTTGAACCACTAAAAAATAAATGTGTATATCTACCCTATTTTTCACCTAATGGAAAATCCTTACTTTATACTCAAAGTCAAGCAGATATAGACAACATGCAAACAGATGTTTGGATGGTTGAAAAGATTAATGATGAGTGGGGTACTCCAAAAATTATTCGAGCTCCAATAAGTTCGACAAGCAGGGAAGCTAACGCTTGCATGACATATGGTGGTACAATCTATTTTTCTTCTAATAGGAATTGTTATGGAAAGGATAATTGCCATACCGCAGATTTGTTCTGTACTAAACCAATAGGGAATGAGTACCAAAGTGTGAATGTTATTTCCGAATTTATTTCACCGAATGATGAAGAAAGCGTTTTCATTTCCCCTAAAGAAGACTACATAATTTTCTGTAGATATACAGACAACGATACAGGAGTGGATTTATATATTAGTTATCGTGATAGTAATAAAAAATGGATTGAGCCTCAAATAATTAATTCAACAATAAATTCAAAAGATTGGGATAGGAGACCATTTGTAAGTATTGATAATAAATTTTTATTTTTTACTCGATTACAAATCGGAGAAACGGGATTAACCGAATCAGATATATATTGGGTTAATACTTCAAAACTATTTAAACCCTTCGTTTATCATTCACTTCCTGACACAACAACAATTCAAGTTGGAGAGAAATTCGAAATATCCATCCCCAAAGATTACTTTAAAGATATAGATGATAAACAGTTGATTTACAGTATTAATCAAAATAAATTTGACTGGCTGATTTTTGATAGTGAACAAATGAAATTATCAGGAAAGCCCACTGTGCCTGGAGATTTTGAATTGATTTTTACAGCAATTGATAGATCTTCGAATAGGACGCATGATAAGATTATAATAACGGTAAAAAAATAA
- a CDS encoding DUF2711 family protein, translating to MSDIFKDENIYPYQGKIKEHFKGFYDAAFIAFIPFFQIDSQTNNKVSLKKSKLLSHEEAVQEFEFLKDLPKANRQIYSYKNDEYPSNETIFLKGKAISWNKVVTGSGFTDYAELNKALRTSIGALNNNYARPDLLEKLNAFTDKKSIYHPTEGTFDMLSKVSIYKTFQFFRKPQIVITDEFYQQTFSINLDKLSEFEFCNQINFKDYYLYSADFELLFTVEWDSFFFIIATDSKKMEQLIESKLFEGFLCNDETDHHWDYMDKK from the coding sequence ATGAGCGACATATTTAAGGATGAAAACATATATCCGTATCAAGGAAAAATAAAAGAGCATTTTAAAGGATTTTACGATGCTGCATTTATAGCTTTTATTCCATTCTTTCAAATTGATTCACAGACTAATAATAAAGTAAGTCTCAAGAAATCAAAACTATTATCTCATGAAGAAGCTGTACAAGAATTTGAATTCTTGAAAGATCTTCCAAAAGCGAATAGGCAAATTTATAGTTACAAAAATGATGAATATCCCTCAAATGAAACTATTTTTTTGAAAGGCAAAGCAATCTCATGGAACAAGGTGGTTACGGGATCAGGGTTTACGGACTATGCTGAACTTAATAAAGCTTTACGAACTTCGATTGGTGCGCTAAATAACAATTATGCTAGACCAGACCTTTTGGAAAAGCTTAATGCATTTACTGATAAGAAAAGTATCTATCATCCGACTGAAGGTACTTTTGATATGTTATCAAAAGTAAGCATTTATAAAACTTTCCAATTTTTCAGAAAACCTCAGATTGTAATAACAGACGAATTCTACCAACAGACCTTTAGTATAAACCTCGATAAATTAAGTGAATTTGAATTTTGTAATCAAATTAATTTCAAAGATTACTACCTATATTCTGCTGATTTTGAACTTTTGTTTACGGTGGAATGGGATAGTTTTTTCTTTATTATTGCGACAGACAGCAAAAAAATGGAACAGTTAATAGAGAGCAAATTGTTTGAGGGTTTTCTATGTAATGATGAGACAGATCATCATTGGGATTATATGGATAAAAAGTAA
- a CDS encoding heavy metal-binding domain-containing protein — MIVTSTHTIEGREVLRYFDPISATAVIGANALSAIRSGFRRPLRWALPQYAFSVEEE, encoded by the coding sequence ATGATCGTTACCAGTACCCATACCATCGAGGGGAGAGAAGTCCTGCGTTATTTTGATCCCATATCAGCAACAGCTGTTATTGGAGCCAATGCTTTGAGTGCAATCCGTAGCGGGTTTCGTAGACCTCTTCGGTGGGCGCTCCCGCAATATGCATTCAGTGTAGAAGAGGAATAG
- a CDS encoding DUF2310 family Zn-ribbon-containing protein — MFIKKISIIIKTKVNKDKLYDEFNLLLSFYRGNGQTQANIESQYIKRNKIVSLPYTLEKKSLSKKYNNKYVQDQIDKIEKLSGSTISIKNIGKTSSEYKKPCICCKSEFYILITNYISIDSPLTCGTCNKSVPLYKLPKFYDFGYMPILSWETNYQACDSLQMNCEVGERWSLNQMQETKSPLSKQGLDICKQIEEQTTIPTFYYLYNYRKNTGNDKNRLCPNCNKKWTLKTQLHNLYDFKCDNCRIISTISTNT; from the coding sequence ATGTTTATAAAAAAGATTTCAATTATTATAAAAACAAAAGTAAATAAAGACAAACTTTATGATGAGTTCAATTTACTCCTATCCTTTTATAGAGGAAACGGTCAAACGCAAGCAAATATTGAAAGCCAATACATCAAGAGAAATAAAATTGTAAGTCTTCCATATACACTTGAAAAAAAATCACTTAGTAAAAAGTATAATAACAAATATGTCCAAGACCAAATAGACAAAATTGAAAAACTTAGTGGATCGACAATTTCAATTAAGAATATAGGTAAAACAAGTTCAGAGTATAAGAAACCTTGTATATGTTGTAAATCTGAATTTTACATTCTTATCACAAACTACATTTCGATAGACTCTCCATTAACGTGTGGTACATGTAACAAATCTGTCCCACTTTATAAGCTACCAAAATTTTACGACTTTGGTTATATGCCAATTTTAAGTTGGGAAACAAACTATCAAGCTTGTGATAGCTTACAAATGAATTGTGAGGTCGGAGAACGTTGGTCTTTAAATCAGATGCAAGAAACAAAATCACCATTATCAAAGCAAGGTTTGGATATATGTAAACAAATTGAAGAACAAACGACAATTCCAACATTTTACTATTTATACAATTATAGAAAAAATACCGGCAATGATAAAAATAGACTCTGCCCAAATTGTAATAAAAAATGGACCTTAAAAACACAATTACACAATCTTTATGATTTCAAATGTGATAATTGTAGAATCATATCAACAATATCTACAAATACATAA
- a CDS encoding TlpA family protein disulfide reductase — MKYFKTIIFTITILWCSVNLTAQQKKLKDYKLLVTLENAPFDTLYLLDYTNNRDVRISGKKKNKFTWEITIPDSIVDNSENMMLKVRDYDPLTNATTNIRFITSQNDKITPIANMGVEDRVNYIYARYKEKTVFAGDIISTKINNKDTSIMGDIICEDFDLMLQNDHSDITIRAKDPYFSWFSNYYHEKRSYAEYLTFYKSLVQAYPDSRYLISGLANNLMNYKSVDDIKILYSLFSEKHKNTQWAKKIELFMSRKFENSSLSTLNQKGHEEVLQDQSKFNLIVFTASWCVPCLEEIPLLKEIHNDLGKKLIMTYISIDEQKNIPAFRKVIKQNDIPWRSLLAYEDNKKIKEKYFVKGIPHCILVYPDGEMENIEVRQPDKKARLYEIVSNTDLSL; from the coding sequence ATGAAGTATTTTAAGACGATTATCTTTACAATCACAATCTTATGGTGCTCAGTTAACCTCACTGCACAACAAAAGAAATTAAAGGATTATAAGTTGTTGGTCACCTTAGAGAATGCCCCTTTTGACACACTTTATTTATTAGATTATACAAATAATAGAGACGTTCGAATCAGTGGCAAGAAAAAAAACAAATTCACGTGGGAAATTACAATCCCGGATAGTATCGTCGACAACTCTGAAAACATGATGCTCAAAGTAAGGGACTACGACCCACTTACCAATGCAACAACGAACATACGTTTTATTACCTCCCAGAATGATAAAATAACTCCTATTGCAAACATGGGTGTGGAGGATAGAGTTAACTATATTTATGCACGTTATAAGGAAAAAACAGTCTTTGCAGGGGATATAATTTCAACTAAGATCAATAATAAGGATACGTCCATCATGGGGGATATTATATGTGAAGACTTTGACTTGATGTTACAAAATGATCATTCGGATATAACAATACGTGCAAAAGATCCATATTTCAGTTGGTTCAGTAACTACTACCATGAAAAAAGATCTTATGCGGAATATTTAACATTTTATAAAAGCCTTGTACAAGCTTATCCCGACTCGAGATACCTTATCTCAGGCCTTGCAAATAATCTCATGAATTATAAATCAGTGGACGATATTAAAATCCTCTATTCACTATTTTCTGAAAAACATAAAAACACACAATGGGCCAAAAAGATTGAATTATTTATGAGTAGAAAATTTGAGAACTCATCTTTATCAACTTTGAATCAAAAGGGACATGAGGAAGTGTTACAAGATCAATCAAAATTTAATTTAATCGTTTTCACTGCGTCATGGTGTGTGCCATGCTTAGAAGAAATTCCTTTATTAAAAGAAATACACAATGATTTAGGAAAGAAACTGATTATGACTTATATTTCAATTGATGAGCAAAAGAATATCCCAGCTTTTCGGAAAGTGATTAAACAAAATGACATTCCATGGAGATCTTTATTAGCCTATGAAGATAACAAAAAAATAAAAGAGAAATACTTTGTCAAGGGAATACCACACTGCATATTAGTATATCCAGATGGTGAAATGGAAAATATTGAGGTTAGACAACCAGATAAAAAAGCTAGGCTATATGAAATAGTCAGTAATACGGATTTATCCTTGTAA
- a CDS encoding nuclear transport factor 2 family protein has translation MKTIAKTFATAALIAVSTFTMAAAKPVGDNSKKVTVNLSTADLAIDHYLAVMMEGQSAGVEQLFTADFSQKVQASNDQTNSRSAVISFLKKQKGEQLNCKTSTMIVEQSSDYMLAKVTMQFDGFTKTDLVTLVNDGGNWKVSQSINSY, from the coding sequence ATGAAAACTATAGCAAAAACATTCGCAACAGCAGCCTTGATCGCAGTATCGACTTTCACTATGGCAGCAGCAAAACCAGTAGGAGACAATTCAAAAAAAGTAACTGTCAACCTATCCACAGCAGATCTAGCCATTGACCATTACTTAGCCGTTATGATGGAAGGACAGTCGGCAGGAGTAGAGCAACTCTTTACAGCGGACTTCAGCCAGAAAGTACAGGCATCAAACGATCAGACCAACAGTCGTTCAGCCGTTATCTCATTCTTGAAAAAGCAAAAAGGCGAGCAGTTGAACTGTAAAACAAGTACCATGATCGTTGAGCAATCCAGTGATTATATGCTAGCCAAAGTAACCATGCAGTTTGACGGATTTACCAAAACTGATCTGGTGACATTGGTCAATGATGGCGGCAATTGGAAAGTATCTCAATCCATCAATTCTTATTAA